One window of the Eucalyptus grandis isolate ANBG69807.140 chromosome 6, ASM1654582v1, whole genome shotgun sequence genome contains the following:
- the LOC104449405 gene encoding peroxisomal (S)-2-hydroxy-acid oxidase GLO4 isoform X2, with protein MAEDPVNVNEYQELARQALPKMYYDFYAGGAEDQYTLKENVEAFRRIMFRPRVLIDVSKISLSTTILGYNVSAPIMIAPTSMHKLAHPEGEVATARAAAACNVIMIVSYSSMCTVEEVASSCDAIRFFQIYVYKRRDITAQLVRRAERSGYKAIVLTVDVPRLGKREADIKNKMIQPQLKNFEGLLPTQVVSDEGSNFKAYADLTLDASLSWKDIGWLRSITKLPILIKGVLTHEDAIKAVEAGAAGIVVSNHGARQLDHTPATISVLEEVVHAVKGKVPVFVDGGVRRGTDIFKALALGAQAVLIGRPVVYGLAAKGETGVRRVTEMLKDELELTMALSGCPTIKDITRGHVITDRERLQSSL; from the exons ATGGCTGAGGATCCTGTCAATGTGAATGAGTATCAAGAATTGGCTAGGCAAGCCCTTCCAAAAATGTACTATGACTTTTATGCGGGGGGAGCGGAAGACCAGTATACACTTAAAGAAAACGTCGAAGCCTTTCGCAGAATAAT GTTTAGGCCGAGAGTCCTCATAGATGTGAGCAAAATTAGTTTGTCGACTACCATATTGGGCTATAACGTATCTGCCCCCATTATGATTGCTCCTACTTCTATGCATAAGTTGGCACATCCTGAAG GAGAGGTTGCAACTGCAAGAGCAGCTGCTGCATGTAATGTCATCATG ATTGTTTCATATTCGTCTATGTGCACTGTGGAAGAGGTTGCATCCAGCTGTGATGCCATTCGAttctttcaaatatat GTATACAAGAGACGGGATATTACAGCTCAGCTGGTACGAAGAGCTGAAAGAAGTGGATACAAAGCTATTGTTCTTACTGTTGATGTTCCCAGGCTTGGCAAAAGGGAGGCAGACATAAAGAACAA AATGATACAACCTCAGTTGAAGAATTTTGAAGGTCTACTCCCAACTCAAGTTGTCTCT GATGAGGGTTCCAACTTTAAAGCTTATgctgatttaactcttgatgctTCTTTGAGTTGGAAG GACATTGGATGGTTGAGATCTATAACAAAATTGCCGATTCTGATCAAGGGCGTTCTTACACATGAAGATG CAATTAAGGCAGTAGAAGCAGGAGCTGCTGGGATAGTTGTCTCGAATCATGGAGCTCGACAGCTGGATCATACTCCAGCAACAATATCAGTTCTGGAAGAG GTTGTTCATGCAGTCAAAGGGAAAGTCCCTGTTTTTGTTGATGGAGGAGTGCGGCGAGGAACAGATATTTTCAAGGCGTTGGCCCTTGGGGCGCAAGCAGTACTG ATAGGAAGGCCTGTAGTATACGGGTTGGCGGCAAAAGGGGAAACAGGAGTTAGAAGGGTCACTGAGATGCTGAAGGATGAGCTCGAGCTTACGATGGCACTTTCTGGATGTCCTACCATAAAGGATATTACGAGGGGCCACGTAATAACAGACCGTGAGAGACTTCAGTCCTCTCTCTGA
- the LOC104449404 gene encoding lectin, which translates to MEAEAEIQEEAKEMGSQKKHKQTVEARVRRPPHNYVAIVKDSVVRIETSSLDKLCDQLYNGVVLKERKRKYWVDRDLNKNCFMVFARELAITWGHEPQYWEWKTVQESGVDVEEAELRSVCSLEISGKFRTIVLSLKTEYKVSLVASMTESSQGWGVPVNINITLPDKSSLGRMESLQHMPQGKWTNILMGEFKTSSENIGEITFHISECSNNWKQGLVVKGVAFQPKN; encoded by the exons ATGGAAGCTGAAGCTGAGATCCAGGAAGAAGCCAAAGAGATGGGCTCACAGAAGAAGCATAAGCAAACAGTGGAGGCAAGAGTAAGAAGACCTCCGCACAATTACGTGGCCATCGTGAAAGATTCTGTCGTGCGCATTGAAACTTCCTCTCTCGACAAGCTCTGCGATCAGCTCTACAACGGAGTGGTTctgaaagagaggaagaga AAGTACTGGGTCGATAGGGATCTGAACAAGAATTGCTTCATGGTGTTTGCGAGGGAGCTTGCAATAACATGGGGCCACGAGCCCCAGTACTGGGAATGGAAGACCGTCCAAGAGTCCGG TGTGGATGTTGAGGAAGCTGAACTGAGAAGTGTTTGCTCACTGGAAATCAGTGGGAAGTTCCGAACGATCGTGCTCTCTCTGAAGACTGAGTATAAAGTCTCGTTGGTGGCATCAATGACTGAGTCAAGTCAGGGTTGGGGCGTTCCTGTGAACATCAACATTACTTTACCGGATAAGTCGAGTCTGGGCCGCATGGAGAGTTTGCAGCATATGCCCCAAGGAAAGTGGACAAACATTTTGATGGGTGAATTCAAGACGTCGTCCGAAAATATTGGAGAAATCACATTTCATATATCCGAGTGCAGCAATAATTGGAAACAGGGGCTAGTCGTCAAAGGTGTTGCTTTTCAACCCAAAAACTGA
- the LOC104449406 gene encoding LOW QUALITY PROTEIN: peroxisomal (S)-2-hydroxy-acid oxidase GLO4 (The sequence of the model RefSeq protein was modified relative to this genomic sequence to represent the inferred CDS: substituted 1 base at 1 genomic stop codon): MAEDPVNVNEYQELARQALPKMYYDFYAGGAEDQYTLKENVEAFHRITFRPRVLIDVSKISLSTTILGYNVSAPIMIAPTAMHKLAHPEGEVATARAAAACNVIMILSYMSMCTVEEVASSCDAIRFFQIYVYKRRDITAQMVQRAERSGYKAIVLTVDVPKLGRREADIKNRMIAPQLKNFEGLLSTQVVSVRXGSNVKAFADSTFDASLTWKDVGWLRSITKLPILVKGVLTHEDAIKAVEAGAAGIVVSNHGARQLDYSPATISVLEEVVHAVKGKVPVFVDGGVRRGTDVFKALALGAQAVLIGRPVVYGLAAKGETGVRRVAEMLKDELELTMALSGCPTIRDITRGHVITDRERLHSSL; encoded by the exons ATGGCCGAGGATCCTGTCAATGTGAATGAGTATCAAGAATTGGCTaggcaagctcttccaaaaatgTACTATGATTTTTATGCAGGGGGAGCAGAAGACCAGTATACACTTAAAGAAAACGTTGAAGCCTTTCACAGAATAAC GTTTAGGCCGAGAGTCCTCATAGATGTGAGCAAAATTAGTTTATCGACTACCATATTGGGCTATAATGTATCTGCCCCCATTATGATTGCTCCTACTGCTATGCATAAGTTGGCACATCCTGAAG GAGAAGTTGCTACTGCAAGAGCAGCTGCTGCATGTAATGTCATCATG ATCCTTTCGTATATGTCTATGTGCACTGTGGAAGAGGTCGCATCCAGCTGTGATGCCATTCGAttctttcaaatatat GTATACAAGAGACGGGATATTACTGCTCAGATGGTACAAAGAGCTGAAAGAAGTGGATACAAAGCTATTGTTCTTACTGTTGATGTTCCCAAACTTGGCAGAAGGGAAGCAGACATAAAGAACAG AATGATAGCGCCTCAGTTGAAGAATTTTGAAGGTCTACTCTCAACTCAAGTTGTCTCTGTGa GATGAGGTTCAAATGTAAAAGCTTTTGCTGATTCAACTTTTGATGCTTCTTTGACTTGGAAG GATGTTGGATGGTTGAGATCAATTACAAAATTGCCGATTCTGGTCAAGGGAGTTCTTACACACGAAGATG CAATTAAGGCAGTGGAAGCAGGTGCTGCTGGGATAGTTGTCTCAAATCATGGAGCTCGACAGCTAGATTATTCTCCAGCCACGATATCAGTTCTGGAAGAG GTTGTTCATGCAGTCAAAGGGAAAGTCCCTGTTTTTGTTGATGGAGGAGTGCGGCGGGGAACAGATGTTTTCAAGGCGTTGGCCCTTGGGGCACAAGCAGTACTG ATAGGAAGGCCTGTAGTATATGGGTTGGCGGCAAAAGGGGAAACTGGAGTAAGAAGGGTCGCTGAGATGCTGAAGGATGAGCTCGAGCTTACGATGGCACTATCTGGATGTCCTACCATAAGGGATATCACCAGGGGCCATGTGATAACGGACCGTGAGAGACTTCATTCCTCTCTCTGA
- the LOC104449405 gene encoding peroxisomal (S)-2-hydroxy-acid oxidase GLO4 isoform X1, with amino-acid sequence MLEFVTKILWNMAEDPVNVNEYQELARQALPKMYYDFYAGGAEDQYTLKENVEAFRRIMFRPRVLIDVSKISLSTTILGYNVSAPIMIAPTSMHKLAHPEGEVATARAAAACNVIMIVSYSSMCTVEEVASSCDAIRFFQIYVYKRRDITAQLVRRAERSGYKAIVLTVDVPRLGKREADIKNKMIQPQLKNFEGLLPTQVVSDEGSNFKAYADLTLDASLSWKDIGWLRSITKLPILIKGVLTHEDAIKAVEAGAAGIVVSNHGARQLDHTPATISVLEEVVHAVKGKVPVFVDGGVRRGTDIFKALALGAQAVLIGRPVVYGLAAKGETGVRRVTEMLKDELELTMALSGCPTIKDITRGHVITDRERLQSSL; translated from the exons ATGTTGGAGTTTGTGACAAAGATTTTGT GGAACATGGCTGAGGATCCTGTCAATGTGAATGAGTATCAAGAATTGGCTAGGCAAGCCCTTCCAAAAATGTACTATGACTTTTATGCGGGGGGAGCGGAAGACCAGTATACACTTAAAGAAAACGTCGAAGCCTTTCGCAGAATAAT GTTTAGGCCGAGAGTCCTCATAGATGTGAGCAAAATTAGTTTGTCGACTACCATATTGGGCTATAACGTATCTGCCCCCATTATGATTGCTCCTACTTCTATGCATAAGTTGGCACATCCTGAAG GAGAGGTTGCAACTGCAAGAGCAGCTGCTGCATGTAATGTCATCATG ATTGTTTCATATTCGTCTATGTGCACTGTGGAAGAGGTTGCATCCAGCTGTGATGCCATTCGAttctttcaaatatat GTATACAAGAGACGGGATATTACAGCTCAGCTGGTACGAAGAGCTGAAAGAAGTGGATACAAAGCTATTGTTCTTACTGTTGATGTTCCCAGGCTTGGCAAAAGGGAGGCAGACATAAAGAACAA AATGATACAACCTCAGTTGAAGAATTTTGAAGGTCTACTCCCAACTCAAGTTGTCTCT GATGAGGGTTCCAACTTTAAAGCTTATgctgatttaactcttgatgctTCTTTGAGTTGGAAG GACATTGGATGGTTGAGATCTATAACAAAATTGCCGATTCTGATCAAGGGCGTTCTTACACATGAAGATG CAATTAAGGCAGTAGAAGCAGGAGCTGCTGGGATAGTTGTCTCGAATCATGGAGCTCGACAGCTGGATCATACTCCAGCAACAATATCAGTTCTGGAAGAG GTTGTTCATGCAGTCAAAGGGAAAGTCCCTGTTTTTGTTGATGGAGGAGTGCGGCGAGGAACAGATATTTTCAAGGCGTTGGCCCTTGGGGCGCAAGCAGTACTG ATAGGAAGGCCTGTAGTATACGGGTTGGCGGCAAAAGGGGAAACAGGAGTTAGAAGGGTCACTGAGATGCTGAAGGATGAGCTCGAGCTTACGATGGCACTTTCTGGATGTCCTACCATAAAGGATATTACGAGGGGCCACGTAATAACAGACCGTGAGAGACTTCAGTCCTCTCTCTGA